From a region of the Pongo pygmaeus isolate AG05252 chromosome 5, NHGRI_mPonPyg2-v2.0_pri, whole genome shotgun sequence genome:
- the FOXF2 gene encoding forkhead box protein F2 — protein sequence MTTEGGPPPPPPRPPPAPLRRACSPVPGALQAALMSPPPAAAAAALETTSSSSSSSSSASCASSSSSSNSASAPSAACKSAGGGGGGGAGAGSGGAKKASSGLRRPEKPPYSYIALIVMAIQSSPSKRLTLSEIYQFLQARFPFFRGAYQGWKNSVRHNLSLNECFIKLPKGLGRPGKGHYWTIDPASEFMFEEGSFRRRPRGFRRKCQALKPMYHRVVSGLGFGASLLPQGFDFQAPPSAPLGCHSQGGYGGLDMMPAGYDAGAGAPSHAHPHHHHHHHVPHMSPNPGSTYMASCPVPAGPGGVGAAGGGGGGGDYGPDSSSSPVPSSPAMASAIECHSPYTSPAAHWSSPGASPYLKQPPALTPSSNPAASAGLHSSMSSYSLEQSYLHQNAREDLSVGLPRYQHHSTPVCDRKDFVLNFNGISSFHPSASGSYYHHHHQSVCQDIKPCVM from the exons ATGACCACCGAGGGcgggccgccgccgcccccgccgcgcCCGCCGCCGGCCCCGCTCCGCCGCGCGTGCAGCCCGGTCCCCGGCGCGCTCCAGGCCGCCCTGATgagcccgccgcccgccgccgccgccgccgccctggagaccacctcctcctcctcctcgtcgtCGTCCTCCGCCTCCTGCGCctcgtcctcgtcctcctccAATTCGGCCAGCGCCCCCTCGGCCGCCTGCAAGAgtgcgggcggcggcggcggcggcggcgcgggcgcCGGGAGCGGGGGCGCCAAGAAGGCGAGCTCGGGGCTGCGGCGGCCCGAGAAGCCGCCCTACTCGTACATCGCGCTCATCGTCATGGCCATCCAGAGCTCGCCCAGCAAGCGCCTGACGCTCAGCGAGATCTACCAGTTCCTGCAGGCGCGCTTCCCCTTCTTCCGCGGCGCCTACCAGGGCTGGAAGAACTCCGTGCGCCACAATCTCTCGCTCAACGAGTGCTTCATCAAGCTGCCTAAGGGCCTCGGGCGGCCCGGCAAGGGCCACTACTGGACCATCGACCCGGCCAGCGAGTTCATGTTCGAGGAGGGCTCGTTCCGCCGCCGGCCGCGCGGCTTCAGGCGGAAGTGCCAGGCGCTCAAGCCCATGTACCACCGCGTGGTGAGCGGCTTGGGCTTCGGGGCCTCGCTGCTGCCCCAGGGCTTCGACTTCCAGGCGCCCCCGTCGGCGCCGCTCGGCTGCCACAGCCAGGGCGGCTACGGCGGCCTCGACATGATGCCCGCGGGCTACGACGCCGGCGCGGGCGCCCCAAGCCACGcgcaccctcaccaccaccaccaccaccacgtcCCGCACATGTCGCCCAACCCGGGTTCCACCTACATGGCCAGCTGCCCGGTGCCCGCGGGACCCGGGGGCGTCGGTGCGgcggggggcggcgggggcggcggagACTACGGGCcagacagcagcagcagcccggTACCCTCGTCCCCGGCCATGGCGAGCGCCATCGAATGCCACTCGCCCTACACGAGCCCTGCGGCGCACTGGAGCTCGCCTGGCGCCTCGCCTTACCTCAAGCAGCCGCCCGCCCTGACGCCGAGCAGCAACCCCGCCGCCTCTGCAGGCCTGCACTCCAGCATGTCCTCCTACTCGCTGGAGCAGAGCTACTTGCACCAGAACGCTCGCGAGGACCTCTCAG tgGGACTGCCCCGTTACCAGCATCACTCTACTCCAGTGTGTGACAGAAAAGATTTCGTCCTCAACTTCAATGGGATTTCTTCTTTCCATCCCTCAGCTAGCGGGTCgtattatcaccatcaccaccagagCGTCTGTCAGGATATTAAGCCCTGCGTCATGTGA